A window from Nycticebus coucang isolate mNycCou1 chromosome X, mNycCou1.pri, whole genome shotgun sequence encodes these proteins:
- the ARSD gene encoding arylsulfatase D isoform X3: MPSTARRGARRPRGRAASAARTPNIDRLAEEGVRLTQHLAAAPLCTPSRAAFLTGRHAFRSGMEATNGYRALQWNAGSGGLPENETTFARVLQQHGYATGLIGKWHQGVNCASRSDHCHHPLNHGFDYFYGMPFTLTNDCDPARPPEVDKALRARLERYTQIMALGILTLAAVRACRLILVSWRAVAGISGVTLVFFVFWYASFGFVQRWNCILMRNHDVTAQPMTLETTTSLMLKEAVSFIERHKHGPFLLFVSFLHVHIPLVTTKAFLGRSTHGLYGDNVEEMDWLVGEILHAVDENGLKNMTVVYFTSDHGGYLEARDERGTQLGGWNGVHKGGKGMGGWEGGIRVPGIFRWPGVLPASQIINEPTSLMDVFPTVVQLGGGQVPRDRVMDGHSLLPLLQGTAPHSAHEFLFHYCGKHLHAARWHQKDSGRVWKVHYMTPRFRPEGAGACYGQGICPCSGEGVSHHNPPLLFELSVDPSEAQPLSPDSEPLYHAVMARVAQAVAQHQKTISPVPEQFSTSNIMWKPWLQPCCGQFPFCSCQEPGDGTPQRPGL, encoded by the exons GACCCCAAACATCGACCGCCTCGCAGAGGAAGGTGTGAGGCTCACTCAGCACTTGGCAGCTGCCCCTCTCTGCACACCCAGTCGAGCTGCCTTCCTCACAGGGAGACATGCCTTCAGATCAG GCATGGAGGCCACCAATGGCTACCGGGCCCTTCAGTGGAATGCAGGCTCCGGTGGGCTCCCAGAGAACGAAACCACTTTTGCCAGAGTCCTACAGCAGCATGGCTACGCAACTGGCCTCATAG gcaaatggcACCAGGGTGTGAATTGTGCATCCCGCAGCGATCACTGCCACCACCCGCTGAACCATGGCTTTGACTATTTCTACGGCATGCCCTTTACACTTACAAACGACTGTGACCCTGCCAGGCCTCCTGAAGTGGATAAAGCGTTGAGGGCGAGGCTGGAGCGTTACACCCAGATCATGGCCTTGGGGATTCTGACCTTGGCTGCGGTCAGGGCCTGCAGGCTGATCTTGGTGTCTTGGAGAGCGGTGGCAGGGATAAGTGGAGTCACGCTCGTGTTTTTCGTCTTCTGGTATGCCAGTTTTGGGTTTGTGCAGCGCTGGAATTGCATCCTCATGAGAAATCACGATGTCACAGCACAACCCATGACTCTGGAGACCACAACCAGTCTTATGCTAAAGGAAGCTGTTTCCTTCATTGAAAG GCATAAGCACGGGCCGTTCCTCCTGTTCGTTTCCTTCCTTCACGTCCACATTCCCCTCGTCACCACCAAAGCCTTCCTTGGGAGAAGCACGCATGGCTTGTACGGGGACAACGTGGAGGAGATGGACTGGCTCGTAG GGGAGATTCTTCATGCCGTGGACGAAAACGGTCTGAAGAACATGACTGTCGTGTATTTTACGTCTGACCACGGGGGGTATTTGGAAGCAAGAGATGAACGTGGCACCCAGCTAGGGGGATGGAACGGAGTGCACAAAG GAGGCAAAGGCATGGGCGGCTGGGAAGGTGGGATCCGAGTCCCAGGGATATTCCGCTGGCCCGGGGTGCTCCCAGCCAGCCAGATCATCAATGAGCCCACGAGCCTGATGGACGTTTTCCCCACTGTGGTGCAGCTGGGCGGCGGACAGGTGCCCCGGGACAG GGTGATGGATGGCCACAGCCTGCTTCCCTTGCTGCAAGGGACTGCCCCACACTCGGCACATGAGTTCCTGTTCCATTACTGTGGGAAGCATCTCCATGCGGCTCGCTGGCACCAGAAGGACA GTGGAAGAGTCTGGAAGGTCCATTACATGACTCCTCGGTTCCGCCCTGAGGGAGCGGGGGCCTGCTATGGCCAAGGAATCTGCCCATGCTCTGGGGAGGGTGTGAGCCATCACAACCCCCCTTTGCTCTTTGAGCTCTCCGTCGACCCTTCCGAGGCTCAGCCCCTGTCCCCTGACTCAGAGCCCCTGTACCATGCCGTGATGGCGAGGGTGGCCCAGGCTGTGGCACAGCACCAGAAGACCATCAGTCCAGTGCCCGAGCAGTTTTCCACCAGCAACATCATGTGGAAACCATGGCTGCAGCCGTGCTGTGGACAGTTTCCTTTCTGCTCATGCCAGGAGCCCGGGGATGGCACCCCCCAACGGCCAGGCCTGtga
- the ARSD gene encoding arylsulfatase D isoform X4 translates to MADDLGIGDLGCYGNNTLRTPNIDRLAEEGVRLTQHLAAAPLCTPSRAAFLTGRHAFRSGMEATNGYRALQWNAGSGGLPENETTFARVLQQHGYATGLIGKWHQGVNCASRSDHCHHPLNHGFDYFYGMPFTLTNDCDPARPPEVDKALRARLERYTQIMALGILTLAAVRACRLILVSWRAVAGISGVTLVFFVFWYASFGFVQRWNCILMRNHDVTAQPMTLETTTSLMLKEAVSFIERHKHGPFLLFVSFLHVHIPLVTTKAFLGRSTHGLYGDNVEEMDWLVGEILHAVDENGLKNMTVVYFTSDHGGYLEARDERGTQLGGWNGVHKGGKGMGGWEGGIRVPGIFRWPGVLPASQIINEPTSLMDVFPTVVQLGGGQVPRDRVMDGHSLLPLLQGTAPHSAHEFLFHYCGKHLHAARWHQKDSGRVWKVHYMTPRFRPEGAGACYGQGICPCSGEGVSHHNPPLLFELSVDPSEAQPLSPDSEPLYHAVMARVAQAVAQHQKTISPVPEQFSTSNIMWKPWLQPCCGQFPFCSCQEPGDGTPQRPGL, encoded by the exons GACCCCAAACATCGACCGCCTCGCAGAGGAAGGTGTGAGGCTCACTCAGCACTTGGCAGCTGCCCCTCTCTGCACACCCAGTCGAGCTGCCTTCCTCACAGGGAGACATGCCTTCAGATCAG GCATGGAGGCCACCAATGGCTACCGGGCCCTTCAGTGGAATGCAGGCTCCGGTGGGCTCCCAGAGAACGAAACCACTTTTGCCAGAGTCCTACAGCAGCATGGCTACGCAACTGGCCTCATAG gcaaatggcACCAGGGTGTGAATTGTGCATCCCGCAGCGATCACTGCCACCACCCGCTGAACCATGGCTTTGACTATTTCTACGGCATGCCCTTTACACTTACAAACGACTGTGACCCTGCCAGGCCTCCTGAAGTGGATAAAGCGTTGAGGGCGAGGCTGGAGCGTTACACCCAGATCATGGCCTTGGGGATTCTGACCTTGGCTGCGGTCAGGGCCTGCAGGCTGATCTTGGTGTCTTGGAGAGCGGTGGCAGGGATAAGTGGAGTCACGCTCGTGTTTTTCGTCTTCTGGTATGCCAGTTTTGGGTTTGTGCAGCGCTGGAATTGCATCCTCATGAGAAATCACGATGTCACAGCACAACCCATGACTCTGGAGACCACAACCAGTCTTATGCTAAAGGAAGCTGTTTCCTTCATTGAAAG GCATAAGCACGGGCCGTTCCTCCTGTTCGTTTCCTTCCTTCACGTCCACATTCCCCTCGTCACCACCAAAGCCTTCCTTGGGAGAAGCACGCATGGCTTGTACGGGGACAACGTGGAGGAGATGGACTGGCTCGTAG GGGAGATTCTTCATGCCGTGGACGAAAACGGTCTGAAGAACATGACTGTCGTGTATTTTACGTCTGACCACGGGGGGTATTTGGAAGCAAGAGATGAACGTGGCACCCAGCTAGGGGGATGGAACGGAGTGCACAAAG GAGGCAAAGGCATGGGCGGCTGGGAAGGTGGGATCCGAGTCCCAGGGATATTCCGCTGGCCCGGGGTGCTCCCAGCCAGCCAGATCATCAATGAGCCCACGAGCCTGATGGACGTTTTCCCCACTGTGGTGCAGCTGGGCGGCGGACAGGTGCCCCGGGACAG GGTGATGGATGGCCACAGCCTGCTTCCCTTGCTGCAAGGGACTGCCCCACACTCGGCACATGAGTTCCTGTTCCATTACTGTGGGAAGCATCTCCATGCGGCTCGCTGGCACCAGAAGGACA GTGGAAGAGTCTGGAAGGTCCATTACATGACTCCTCGGTTCCGCCCTGAGGGAGCGGGGGCCTGCTATGGCCAAGGAATCTGCCCATGCTCTGGGGAGGGTGTGAGCCATCACAACCCCCCTTTGCTCTTTGAGCTCTCCGTCGACCCTTCCGAGGCTCAGCCCCTGTCCCCTGACTCAGAGCCCCTGTACCATGCCGTGATGGCGAGGGTGGCCCAGGCTGTGGCACAGCACCAGAAGACCATCAGTCCAGTGCCCGAGCAGTTTTCCACCAGCAACATCATGTGGAAACCATGGCTGCAGCCGTGCTGTGGACAGTTTCCTTTCTGCTCATGCCAGGAGCCCGGGGATGGCACCCCCCAACGGCCAGGCCTGtga
- the ARSD gene encoding arylsulfatase D isoform X2 produces MGSVLVLHLVCLLLGTCDLPGGEAAVENAFKPNILLIMADDLGIGDLGCYGNNTLRTPNIDRLAEEGVRLTQHLAAAPLCTPSRAAFLTGRHAFRSGMEATNGYRALQWNAGSGGLPENETTFARVLQQHGYATGLIGKWHQGVNCASRSDHCHHPLNHGFDYFYGMPFTLTNDCDPARPPEVDKALRARLERYTQIMALGILTLAAVRACRLILVSWRAVAGISGVTLVFFVFWYASFGFVQRWNCILMRNHDVTAQPMTLETTTSLMLKEAVSFIERHKHGPFLLFVSFLHVHIPLVTTKAFLGRSTHGLYGDNVEEMDWLVGEILHAVDENGLKNMTVVYFTSDHGGYLEARDERGTQLGGWNGVHKGGKGMGGWEGGIRVPGIFRWPGVLPASQIINEPTSLMDVFPTVVQLGGGQVPRDRVMDGHSLLPLLQGTAPHSAHEFLFHYCGKHLHAARWHQKDSGRVWKVHYMTPRFRPEGAGACYGQGICPCSGEGVSHHNPPLLFELSVDPSEAQPLSPDSEPLYHAVMARVAQAVAQHQKTISPVPEQFSTSNIMWKPWLQPCCGQFPFCSCQEPGDGTPQRPGL; encoded by the exons GACCCCAAACATCGACCGCCTCGCAGAGGAAGGTGTGAGGCTCACTCAGCACTTGGCAGCTGCCCCTCTCTGCACACCCAGTCGAGCTGCCTTCCTCACAGGGAGACATGCCTTCAGATCAG GCATGGAGGCCACCAATGGCTACCGGGCCCTTCAGTGGAATGCAGGCTCCGGTGGGCTCCCAGAGAACGAAACCACTTTTGCCAGAGTCCTACAGCAGCATGGCTACGCAACTGGCCTCATAG gcaaatggcACCAGGGTGTGAATTGTGCATCCCGCAGCGATCACTGCCACCACCCGCTGAACCATGGCTTTGACTATTTCTACGGCATGCCCTTTACACTTACAAACGACTGTGACCCTGCCAGGCCTCCTGAAGTGGATAAAGCGTTGAGGGCGAGGCTGGAGCGTTACACCCAGATCATGGCCTTGGGGATTCTGACCTTGGCTGCGGTCAGGGCCTGCAGGCTGATCTTGGTGTCTTGGAGAGCGGTGGCAGGGATAAGTGGAGTCACGCTCGTGTTTTTCGTCTTCTGGTATGCCAGTTTTGGGTTTGTGCAGCGCTGGAATTGCATCCTCATGAGAAATCACGATGTCACAGCACAACCCATGACTCTGGAGACCACAACCAGTCTTATGCTAAAGGAAGCTGTTTCCTTCATTGAAAG GCATAAGCACGGGCCGTTCCTCCTGTTCGTTTCCTTCCTTCACGTCCACATTCCCCTCGTCACCACCAAAGCCTTCCTTGGGAGAAGCACGCATGGCTTGTACGGGGACAACGTGGAGGAGATGGACTGGCTCGTAG GGGAGATTCTTCATGCCGTGGACGAAAACGGTCTGAAGAACATGACTGTCGTGTATTTTACGTCTGACCACGGGGGGTATTTGGAAGCAAGAGATGAACGTGGCACCCAGCTAGGGGGATGGAACGGAGTGCACAAAG GAGGCAAAGGCATGGGCGGCTGGGAAGGTGGGATCCGAGTCCCAGGGATATTCCGCTGGCCCGGGGTGCTCCCAGCCAGCCAGATCATCAATGAGCCCACGAGCCTGATGGACGTTTTCCCCACTGTGGTGCAGCTGGGCGGCGGACAGGTGCCCCGGGACAG GGTGATGGATGGCCACAGCCTGCTTCCCTTGCTGCAAGGGACTGCCCCACACTCGGCACATGAGTTCCTGTTCCATTACTGTGGGAAGCATCTCCATGCGGCTCGCTGGCACCAGAAGGACA GTGGAAGAGTCTGGAAGGTCCATTACATGACTCCTCGGTTCCGCCCTGAGGGAGCGGGGGCCTGCTATGGCCAAGGAATCTGCCCATGCTCTGGGGAGGGTGTGAGCCATCACAACCCCCCTTTGCTCTTTGAGCTCTCCGTCGACCCTTCCGAGGCTCAGCCCCTGTCCCCTGACTCAGAGCCCCTGTACCATGCCGTGATGGCGAGGGTGGCCCAGGCTGTGGCACAGCACCAGAAGACCATCAGTCCAGTGCCCGAGCAGTTTTCCACCAGCAACATCATGTGGAAACCATGGCTGCAGCCGTGCTGTGGACAGTTTCCTTTCTGCTCATGCCAGGAGCCCGGGGATGGCACCCCCCAACGGCCAGGCCTGtga